From the genome of Gammaproteobacteria bacterium, one region includes:
- a CDS encoding YjbH domain-containing protein, giving the protein MKIRVNPMVRSVSMQYFTFIITAIFLLYSTASIAGASLTGQTGLISMPDGRIGKDGSLRFGLSNSSPYTALWGSISLFPRFELSGRYTRINGVSGFEDNDDFGDYKDKAFDAKLILLKETTYRPNIAVGQQDFLGTNLFASKYLAISKKISNIDLTLGYGNKRIDGLFGGLRYTPSRYQNFSLIAEYDAYDYANDPRAGQSTAGSRNRGVGYGLEYRFGWIGSQLAYQDGQILANLFLSIPLMRREFVPKIEEPAPYTKKSQYHHDVSTQESATYYQKLLKALEQQGFKNVHLIVSKNQVEVSLTHTRISLMGRAIGRAARTILLLGPSTLKTIKVTYTVNDLAVLTYTLNDLVILDGYLTENKTWQELESTIDIEYSQPSDLYKFAEKNRITLDQDDSNNFDVNTKFGDEGHVISFKAENNLLSKLSFVPLNMRFFFNDPSGAFHYDIFATAKYSQHFWPGWFLNAAARLTITEDVSDVTRPSSSLLPHVRSNIAAYQREGDRLRMERLFINKYFQPKQRVYSRISMGYYDEMYAGLGGQTLYLPEKDHWAVDLSVDWVKQRQPGTNFAFIKYKTTTVIGSLHYRIPRYGVTVTSRIGRFLAKDRGVRLELKRRFRSGIEAGVWYTYTNGNDITSPGTPESPYYDKGIFLSVPLGSMLTEDTQARSDMSLSAWTRDVGQMVESPGDLYRLMERPLMLDSAEHDYLTDFDR; this is encoded by the coding sequence ATGAAAATAAGAGTCAACCCTATGGTACGCTCAGTTTCTATGCAGTACTTTACCTTCATCATTACTGCTATTTTTTTGCTCTACTCCACTGCCTCTATTGCCGGAGCGAGTCTGACTGGCCAAACTGGGCTTATTAGCATGCCTGATGGCCGCATAGGGAAAGATGGCAGTTTACGTTTTGGCTTAAGCAACTCCTCTCCTTATACTGCACTGTGGGGCAGTATTTCACTCTTCCCCCGATTTGAATTATCAGGCCGATATACTCGAATTAATGGCGTATCAGGGTTTGAAGATAATGACGATTTTGGTGATTACAAAGATAAAGCCTTTGATGCCAAACTGATTTTATTAAAAGAAACCACTTACCGCCCTAATATTGCGGTGGGTCAACAGGACTTTTTAGGAACGAATCTGTTTGCATCTAAATACCTTGCGATCAGCAAAAAAATTTCCAATATTGATTTAACATTAGGTTATGGAAACAAACGTATTGATGGATTGTTTGGTGGTTTGCGATATACCCCGTCACGCTATCAGAATTTCTCATTGATTGCAGAGTATGATGCATATGATTATGCCAATGACCCCAGAGCAGGTCAATCAACGGCAGGCAGTCGTAATCGTGGCGTGGGTTATGGGTTGGAGTATCGCTTTGGCTGGATTGGATCACAACTGGCTTATCAGGATGGTCAGATTCTAGCGAATCTTTTTTTATCAATTCCATTAATGAGGCGAGAGTTTGTCCCTAAAATTGAAGAGCCAGCGCCCTATACGAAAAAATCACAATATCATCATGATGTATCGACACAAGAGTCCGCGACCTATTATCAAAAGTTACTCAAAGCGCTCGAACAACAGGGTTTTAAAAATGTTCACCTGATTGTAAGTAAAAATCAGGTTGAAGTCAGCCTGACTCATACCCGAATCTCACTCATGGGCCGAGCCATTGGACGTGCCGCACGAACGATTCTGTTACTCGGCCCATCAACACTCAAAACAATAAAAGTGACTTATACCGTCAATGATTTGGCTGTATTAACATATACGTTGAATGATTTAGTTATTCTAGACGGATATTTGACAGAAAATAAAACCTGGCAAGAGCTTGAATCAACAATTGACATTGAATATAGCCAGCCAAGTGATCTATACAAGTTTGCAGAAAAAAACCGTATAACACTTGATCAAGATGATTCAAATAACTTTGATGTCAATACAAAATTTGGGGATGAAGGGCATGTCATCAGCTTTAAAGCTGAAAATAATTTATTATCAAAGCTGAGTTTTGTACCATTAAATATGCGCTTTTTCTTTAATGATCCCAGTGGCGCATTTCATTACGACATTTTTGCTACCGCAAAATACAGCCAGCATTTTTGGCCTGGCTGGTTTTTGAATGCAGCGGCAAGGCTAACTATTACCGAAGATGTCAGTGATGTTACACGTCCCTCCAGCAGCTTATTGCCCCATGTGCGCTCAAATATTGCAGCCTATCAAAGAGAGGGGGATCGCCTTCGCATGGAAAGGCTGTTTATTAACAAATATTTTCAACCAAAACAAAGAGTTTATAGCCGTATTTCTATGGGATATTACGATGAGATGTATGCAGGCCTGGGCGGACAAACGCTCTACTTACCCGAAAAAGACCATTGGGCGGTGGATTTATCCGTTGATTGGGTGAAACAACGACAACCGGGCACAAACTTTGCTTTTATAAAATATAAAACAACAACCGTGATTGGCTCCCTTCATTATCGAATTCCACGTTATGGGGTGACGGTAACTTCACGTATAGGGCGATTTTTAGCGAAAGACAGAGGTGTACGCCTTGAACTAAAACGTCGATTTAGAAGTGGAATTGAGGCAGGTGTATGGTATACGTATACAAATGGCAATGATATTACATCGCCTGGCACACCTGAAAGTCCATATTATGATAAGGGCATATTTTTATCGGTCCCACTGGGTTCAATGTTGACCGAAGATACACAGGCACGCTCTGATATGTCGCTTTCGGCATGGACGCGAGATGTCGGGCAAATGGTGGAGTCACCCGGTGATCTTTATCGCCTGATGGAGCGGCCTTTGATGCTTGATAGTGCAGAGCATGACTATCTAACCGATTTTGACCGATAA
- a CDS encoding SLBB domain-containing protein — translation MMRNNYLKLLALLWLSVSVALSSTIAFAEVTQGQIQSFMKMPQSQQKAMIETIKKRNGNRDMSRISGSEEVFSQSSGLSTESDLDPDSKLQPEVKVNKEIKPPSDLDPLASGDTILLRMTSNDGEDSRIPESMIYTLDRTGSIILPSLGPIVISGLTIKQAEELISIEPALQGLNISIKRMPINGGLAPFGYDVFLDSGQSFNSITALPTPENYVVGPGDTVIIQLFGKDNAEYELDVRRNGSLLFPGIGPIQVAGLDFFSLKSEIKTRVKRQFIGTKVSVTLGRLRSIRIFVLGEVIQAGSYTVSGLSTLTNALFTSGGVKNIGSLRNIQLKRNGKVISNFDLYDLLLHGNTQSDKRLLPGDVIFVPPIGKTVGISGEILRPAIYELKNEKNINDLVKMAGGFSPEALLDNIQIKRIKKSGGRSLQTVDLKNAGNGLVSLVDGDIVTVLSQPDKLEKFVRLLGYVESPGDYSWFEGMRIRDLLPSLNMLLPGADKHYLVIKRQFQDKRGVKLLDVDLMKVLSADSNEENILLNSKDEVYIFDSRNDRKTVLEPWLNLISSQASPEQPLKIVNIKGLLHHPDRYPLTENMKVSDLLRAAGGLTDNAYTLRAELTSYVVSDGERRELLRRDINLDHVLAGDQSFDVQLKPYDELLVRRIPSWDEEGHIELLGEVEFPGVYSIGRGERLSDVIKRAGGLTDMGYAKGAIFVRESVRERERQHLERMAMQLERDLAVVQAHGDEIGMDKGRAIIEGRVLLEQMRSVEAMGRMVINLPTILGETGSYDVALQSGDQLYVPKRPDEVTVVGEVYHLTSHIYEQGIKRDEYVRLSGGITERGNKKSVYVVHANGSVSPPERWYQKSVEIGPGDTIIVPVKIDRISKLKLFTDVSQIIYQLAVSAASLKVFNLL, via the coding sequence ATGATGAGAAATAATTACCTGAAATTACTGGCTTTATTATGGCTGTCTGTAAGTGTTGCTTTATCAAGCACTATTGCCTTTGCAGAGGTGACACAAGGGCAAATACAAAGCTTTATGAAAATGCCTCAATCACAGCAAAAAGCTATGATAGAAACCATTAAAAAGCGTAATGGCAATCGTGATATGAGTCGAATCTCCGGGAGCGAAGAGGTGTTTTCCCAGAGCTCAGGCTTGAGCACAGAGTCGGATTTAGATCCAGATTCGAAATTGCAGCCTGAAGTCAAGGTAAATAAAGAGATAAAGCCCCCTTCTGATTTAGATCCACTCGCCAGTGGAGATACCATCTTATTACGTATGACTTCAAACGATGGTGAAGACTCACGTATTCCAGAAAGCATGATCTATACACTTGATCGAACTGGCTCAATTATACTGCCATCACTGGGCCCAATTGTAATTTCTGGTCTGACCATTAAGCAGGCCGAAGAGCTTATTTCGATTGAACCCGCACTTCAGGGATTAAATATCTCTATAAAAAGAATGCCCATAAATGGAGGGCTCGCTCCTTTTGGTTATGATGTTTTTCTTGATTCCGGTCAATCATTTAACTCTATTACAGCACTGCCAACCCCTGAAAATTATGTCGTCGGCCCAGGTGACACTGTGATTATTCAACTGTTTGGAAAAGATAATGCAGAGTATGAACTGGATGTTAGAAGAAATGGATCACTACTATTCCCAGGAATTGGACCGATTCAAGTGGCGGGTCTCGATTTTTTTTCGCTGAAGAGTGAAATTAAGACTCGTGTAAAAAGACAATTTATTGGAACAAAAGTCTCGGTAACACTGGGTCGTTTACGTTCAATACGCATCTTTGTTCTGGGCGAAGTAATACAAGCAGGTTCATACACCGTAAGCGGCCTTTCAACACTCACAAATGCTCTATTTACAAGCGGTGGCGTGAAAAATATTGGTTCACTCAGAAATATACAGTTAAAAAGAAATGGTAAAGTCATTTCAAATTTTGATCTGTATGATTTGCTTCTGCATGGTAATACCCAGTCGGACAAACGGTTGCTTCCTGGTGATGTCATTTTTGTTCCACCGATCGGTAAAACGGTCGGAATATCAGGTGAGATTTTACGACCTGCGATCTATGAGCTAAAGAATGAAAAGAATATTAATGATTTAGTGAAAATGGCAGGAGGCTTTTCTCCAGAAGCATTACTCGACAATATTCAAATTAAAAGAATTAAAAAAAGTGGTGGACGTTCACTGCAAACAGTTGATTTAAAAAACGCTGGAAATGGTTTGGTGAGTCTGGTTGATGGCGATATAGTCACGGTTCTTTCGCAGCCAGATAAGCTAGAAAAATTTGTCAGACTATTGGGTTATGTTGAGTCACCAGGAGACTATTCATGGTTTGAAGGAATGCGTATTCGTGATTTGCTTCCTTCACTTAATATGTTACTTCCTGGTGCAGATAAGCATTACCTTGTGATCAAACGTCAATTTCAGGATAAAAGAGGCGTTAAATTATTAGATGTCGATCTTATGAAGGTTTTAAGCGCCGACTCTAATGAAGAAAATATTCTCTTGAACTCTAAAGATGAAGTTTATATTTTTGACTCTCGTAATGATCGAAAAACAGTGCTAGAACCTTGGCTTAATTTAATCAGCAGCCAAGCAAGCCCAGAGCAACCACTTAAAATTGTCAACATAAAAGGCTTGCTGCATCATCCCGATCGCTACCCTTTGACTGAAAACATGAAAGTCAGTGACCTGTTACGTGCCGCTGGTGGCTTAACTGATAATGCATACACATTACGAGCAGAGTTGACATCTTATGTCGTATCGGATGGTGAGCGCCGTGAACTCTTACGGAGAGATATTAATCTTGATCATGTATTGGCCGGTGACCAATCATTTGACGTTCAATTAAAACCCTATGATGAGTTGCTGGTGCGACGAATTCCCAGTTGGGACGAAGAGGGGCATATAGAACTTTTGGGCGAAGTTGAATTTCCTGGTGTTTACTCAATTGGTCGAGGTGAACGTTTGAGTGATGTCATAAAACGTGCAGGAGGATTAACAGATATGGGTTATGCAAAAGGTGCCATATTTGTACGAGAGTCCGTCCGTGAAAGAGAGAGACAACATCTAGAGCGCATGGCGATGCAACTGGAGCGTGATCTGGCCGTCGTTCAAGCTCATGGTGATGAAATTGGTATGGATAAAGGGAGAGCCATCATTGAAGGGAGAGTGCTGCTGGAGCAAATGCGATCAGTCGAAGCAATGGGTCGCATGGTGATAAATTTACCGACTATATTAGGTGAAACGGGCTCATATGATGTGGCGCTTCAAAGTGGTGACCAGCTATATGTTCCAAAAAGGCCTGATGAAGTGACTGTGGTGGGGGAGGTTTACCACCTGACATCTCATATTTATGAGCAAGGTATAAAGCGTGATGAATATGTAAGGCTCAGTGGGGGCATTACTGAAAGAGGTAATAAAAAATCGGTGTATGTTGTTCATGCCAATGGTTCTGTGAGTCCACCGGAAAGGTGGTATCAAAAATCTGTAGAAATAGGGCCAGGAGATACTATTATAGTGCCGGTTAAAATTGACCGGATTAGCAAACTTAAATTGTTTACTGATGTGAGCCAGATTATTTATCAGTTAGCTGTTTCAGCAGCGAGTTTGAAGGTATTTAATCTTCTTTAG
- a CDS encoding Wzz/FepE/Etk N-terminal domain-containing protein, with translation MDNMMNNEEKQNSSKGTQQAVPPYAYYPQTISVEEDKINLVDYWWILMERKKLIVLITLLFTITSIVVALLMTPIYRAEVLLAPMGGEGSGGAASALGQFGGLASMVGIDLGSNSTEHTLAVLTSRRFLEVFLKEEKILPILFSDIWDDSSGQWILEEGKEPPSMWSAYKVFSKSILMNSINKDSGLVTISIDWKDPELAAEWANNLIVRLNKKLRTLAVTEAESSINYLQEQLQQTSVVDMHQVLYRLIESETQKIMLAKVSEQYALKVIDPAVMPEEKIKPKRAVIVILGFLSGFMFSVFLAFLLTFIVKQRKAAQ, from the coding sequence ATGGATAATATGATGAATAATGAAGAAAAACAAAACTCCTCTAAAGGAACACAACAAGCTGTGCCGCCTTATGCTTATTATCCACAAACCATTAGCGTAGAGGAAGATAAAATCAATCTGGTGGACTATTGGTGGATTTTGATGGAACGTAAAAAGTTAATTGTCCTTATTACACTACTTTTTACCATCACATCAATTGTAGTCGCATTATTAATGACACCTATCTACAGAGCAGAAGTACTCCTTGCTCCTATGGGAGGGGAGGGGAGTGGCGGAGCTGCCAGTGCTCTTGGACAGTTTGGAGGTTTGGCATCCATGGTGGGGATTGATCTTGGCAGTAACAGTACAGAGCACACCCTTGCAGTATTGACATCCAGACGTTTTCTGGAGGTTTTTTTAAAAGAAGAAAAGATATTGCCTATTCTGTTTTCCGATATATGGGATGATTCTTCCGGTCAGTGGATTCTTGAAGAAGGTAAGGAGCCGCCTTCAATGTGGAGCGCCTATAAAGTCTTTAGTAAATCAATTTTGATGAACTCTATTAATAAGGATAGTGGTTTGGTGACTATCTCTATTGACTGGAAAGATCCTGAGTTGGCAGCAGAGTGGGCTAACAACCTGATTGTTCGTCTCAATAAAAAGTTGCGCACTCTTGCTGTAACTGAAGCAGAAAGTAGCATCAACTATTTACAAGAGCAACTTCAGCAAACTTCTGTGGTTGATATGCATCAAGTGCTTTACCGACTGATTGAGTCAGAAACACAAAAAATCATGTTAGCCAAAGTAAGTGAGCAGTATGCTTTAAAGGTGATTGATCCTGCGGTAATGCCTGAAGAAAAGATCAAACCAAAACGTGCTGTAATTGTTATTCTTGGATTTTTATCAGGCTTTATGTTTTCAGTATTTTTAGCTTTTTTATTAACATTTATTGTTAAGCAGCGTAAGGCTGCACAATAG